Proteins found in one Nitratiruptor sp. SB155-2 genomic segment:
- the murF gene encoding Mur ligase family protein, with protein MIWLHFIGHILFVLMLGFYLIQNLQWYNYRFGRVVLHHHAPWQHILFFLAPLFVYIAIREYVLVLDVFYGAILYVWQRKIDKKLVFTARVKRFFLLLFVITLLLDLLCIAKLHCPLFSTIAPLLVALLLSNLIESYLMAIYKKEARKKLETIDPTIIAVTASYGKTSIKNFIYQLLKDSYHVYKTPRSVNTLAGIIKDINTALPQVCEVYVVEAGARERGDILEITKFLNHHYAVVGKVGPQHIEYFKTLENIIATKLEILHSKRLKKAFLWDGLPVKDDPKFVKFGSNIKNVKADLDGVSWDLELQGEIFHFQAPILGGFNAFNITAAILVAKELGIDMATLQKRVSQLKGVEHRLQRIEAGGKVIIDDSFNGNLEGMIASYELVKNYPGRKVVVTPGIVESDEKSNIELAKKINEVFDLAIITGKINKEVLQKNITIEKIMVEDKKQLQNLLAKHTKSGDLILFSNDTPSFM; from the coding sequence ATGATATGGCTTCATTTCATCGGGCATATTCTTTTTGTACTCATGCTCGGGTTTTATCTGATCCAAAATCTGCAATGGTACAACTACCGTTTCGGTAGAGTTGTATTGCACCATCACGCTCCATGGCAACACATTCTTTTTTTCTTGGCTCCTCTGTTTGTCTATATAGCCATTCGCGAATATGTATTGGTTTTGGATGTTTTTTATGGAGCGATCCTCTATGTTTGGCAGCGAAAAATTGATAAAAAACTGGTATTTACAGCTCGAGTGAAACGTTTTTTTCTACTTCTTTTTGTGATCACACTGCTTCTTGATCTTTTATGCATCGCAAAATTGCATTGCCCGCTCTTCAGTACTATCGCACCCCTTTTGGTCGCTCTTTTGCTTTCGAATCTCATCGAGAGTTATTTGATGGCCATATATAAAAAAGAGGCGAGAAAAAAACTTGAAACGATAGACCCTACCATTATAGCGGTTACGGCAAGTTATGGAAAAACCAGCATTAAAAACTTCATTTATCAGCTGTTGAAAGACTCATACCATGTGTACAAAACACCAAGAAGCGTTAATACCCTGGCAGGAATCATCAAAGATATCAATACCGCTTTGCCCCAAGTGTGTGAAGTATACGTAGTGGAAGCAGGAGCCAGAGAGCGTGGCGATATTTTGGAAATCACGAAATTTCTCAATCATCACTATGCCGTTGTCGGTAAAGTCGGGCCCCAACATATCGAATATTTCAAGACACTGGAAAATATAATCGCGACGAAGCTGGAGATCTTGCACTCCAAACGTTTGAAAAAAGCCTTTTTATGGGATGGATTGCCTGTCAAAGATGATCCAAAATTTGTCAAATTCGGCTCAAACATTAAAAATGTCAAAGCCGATTTGGATGGAGTGAGCTGGGATCTTGAGTTGCAAGGAGAGATTTTTCATTTCCAGGCGCCAATTTTAGGAGGTTTCAACGCTTTTAATATCACTGCAGCCATCTTGGTGGCAAAAGAGCTTGGTATCGATATGGCAACACTGCAAAAAAGAGTATCACAGCTTAAGGGAGTTGAGCATAGACTCCAAAGAATAGAAGCTGGTGGGAAAGTTATCATAGACGACAGTTTCAATGGAAATTTGGAAGGGATGATTGCATCCTATGAACTTGTCAAAAACTATCCTGGCAGAAAAGTGGTAGTGACTCCTGGTATTGTTGAGAGCGATGAAAAGAGCAACATCGAACTGGCAAAAAAGATCAACGAAGTTTTTGATCTTGCCATCATCACGGGTAAAATCAACAAAGAGGTACTACAAAAAAATATTACGATTGAAAAGATAATGGTAGAAGACAAAAAGCAGCTGCAAAATCTGCTTGCAAAACATACAAAAAGTGGTGATTTGATTCTGTTTAGCAACGACACACCTTCGTTTATGTAA
- the ruvA gene encoding Holliday junction branch migration protein RuvA yields the protein MIVGLVGEVLKKEPTYLHIEVGGVVYEVFISLNASAAIDKKQIRLHTTHIIREDSESLYGFVDINEKKMFDRLIKLNGVGPKVAIAICSTFKPQEFVQIVQQKNVAMLKKVPGIGPKSAQRILVELGEFDISESNVTSSAFQEASMALQSLGFKKEQIQKALQECTATDTASLVKEALKKIQKL from the coding sequence ATGATTGTTGGACTTGTGGGAGAAGTGCTCAAAAAGGAGCCCACCTATTTGCATATCGAAGTGGGTGGTGTAGTCTATGAAGTGTTTATATCATTAAATGCAAGTGCCGCAATAGACAAGAAACAGATTCGCCTCCATACGACACATATCATCAGAGAAGATAGTGAAAGCCTCTACGGATTTGTGGACATCAACGAAAAGAAGATGTTCGACAGGCTCATCAAACTCAACGGTGTGGGACCAAAAGTTGCCATTGCTATCTGTTCGACTTTTAAGCCTCAGGAGTTTGTGCAGATTGTCCAGCAAAAAAATGTTGCCATGCTCAAAAAAGTTCCTGGAATCGGACCAAAGAGTGCGCAAAGAATTCTTGTTGAACTAGGTGAATTTGATATTTCTGAATCCAATGTTACTTCCAGCGCTTTTCAAGAAGCTTCCATGGCTTTGCAAAGCCTTGGATTTAAAAAAGAGCAGATCCAAAAAGCGTTGCAGGAGTGCACGGCGACAGATACCGCGAGTTTAGTCAAAGAGGCGCTGAAAAAAATTCAAAAACTGTAG
- a CDS encoding D-alanine--D-alanine ligase produces MQYAVVFGGKSYEHEISIVSTIAIKDIIPGAIFIFLDGNRDFYLIEKADLKSNYFSSGNYKKSPKLELKKGGFYQKSLLKEKKIPADVVINLVHGADGEDGKLASLLEFFEIDYIGPRIEGSVISYSKLLTKLYAKECGIEVLPYQLLRKQDKKIIDFEYPVIIKPNHLGSSIGVSVVYDSSELEYALDVAFEFDDEVLIEPFIEGIEEYNLAGAKGQTFHFSKIEAVKKEKLLDFEKKYLDFGRSGEVKDASLNETLRLHIRNAFEKIYDPLFSGAIIRIDFFVRDGKLYLNEINPVPGSLANYLFGDFRAVLEDVAKHLPKSKNIVIDYRYINSIQSAKK; encoded by the coding sequence ATGCAATATGCTGTAGTATTTGGTGGAAAAAGCTATGAACACGAGATCAGTATCGTAAGTACGATCGCCATCAAAGATATTATTCCAGGAGCTATTTTTATCTTTTTGGATGGTAACAGAGATTTTTACCTTATCGAAAAAGCAGATCTGAAATCCAACTATTTTAGTTCTGGCAATTATAAAAAATCGCCAAAACTGGAACTCAAAAAGGGAGGGTTTTATCAAAAATCTCTTTTGAAAGAGAAGAAGATTCCTGCCGATGTTGTGATCAATCTCGTCCACGGTGCAGATGGAGAGGATGGAAAACTGGCTTCCTTGTTGGAATTTTTTGAAATAGACTACATTGGACCACGAATTGAGGGAAGTGTGATAAGCTACAGTAAACTTTTGACGAAACTCTATGCAAAAGAGTGTGGCATAGAAGTTTTACCCTATCAGCTTCTAAGAAAGCAAGATAAAAAAATTATAGATTTTGAATACCCTGTCATCATCAAGCCAAACCATCTTGGAAGCAGCATCGGAGTGAGTGTGGTGTACGATAGTTCGGAACTGGAATATGCACTAGATGTGGCCTTTGAATTTGATGATGAGGTCTTGATAGAGCCATTTATTGAAGGAATCGAAGAGTACAATCTCGCTGGAGCGAAAGGTCAGACTTTTCATTTTTCCAAGATAGAGGCTGTGAAAAAAGAGAAACTGCTTGATTTTGAGAAAAAATATCTCGATTTTGGAAGAAGCGGAGAGGTTAAGGATGCTTCATTGAATGAAACGTTACGTTTGCACATACGAAATGCGTTTGAAAAGATATACGATCCTCTCTTTTCAGGGGCAATTATTCGGATCGATTTTTTTGTTCGTGATGGAAAGCTCTATCTCAATGAAATCAATCCGGTCCCAGGAAGTCTTGCCAACTATCTTTTTGGAGATTTCAGGGCTGTTTTGGAAGATGTTGCAAAACATCTTCCAAAATCAAAAAATATTGTTATAGATTATCGATATATCAACTCCATTCAATCAGCGAAAAAGTGA
- a CDS encoding trimeric intracellular cation channel family protein has protein sequence MSILEITDILGIVAFALSGYWVAAKERFDLLGAFILSFLTALGGGVLRDILVDRTPYAFSHSLPSLLVISVVLISYLFHLKKYLHFQNRTLFIISDAIGLVSFAITGAMVATQADFNFFGVILVALITAVGGGVLRDMLLNQVPLILKSDFYGSVAIITGGLVYGADKMQFMNTLSVLSIFIFSFLLRMIAYYRRWNLPEA, from the coding sequence ATGAGTATCTTGGAAATCACTGATATCCTTGGGATAGTGGCTTTTGCTTTGAGTGGATACTGGGTAGCGGCAAAAGAGAGGTTCGACCTGTTGGGCGCATTTATCCTCTCTTTTTTGACAGCACTTGGAGGAGGAGTTTTGCGCGATATTTTGGTGGATAGGACCCCATACGCTTTTTCGCATTCGCTGCCTTCTCTTTTAGTGATTTCAGTCGTTCTGATCTCCTATCTGTTTCATTTGAAAAAATATCTTCATTTTCAAAACAGGACACTTTTCATTATCAGCGATGCGATCGGTCTTGTTTCCTTTGCTATTACAGGAGCGATGGTTGCTACCCAGGCAGATTTCAATTTTTTTGGCGTTATTTTGGTTGCGCTCATCACGGCAGTTGGCGGTGGAGTTTTGCGTGATATGCTCCTAAATCAGGTCCCACTGATTCTCAAAAGCGATTTTTACGGAAGCGTTGCGATCATTACCGGAGGACTCGTTTATGGTGCAGATAAAATGCAGTTCATGAATACATTGAGTGTTCTATCAATATTTATCTTCTCGTTTTTGCTTCGTATGATTGCCTATTACCGGCGATGGAACCTTCCTGAAGCATAA
- the murJ gene encoding murein biosynthesis integral membrane protein MurJ, producing MFTKIFTNSAGILFSRILGFIRDLLTASILGANIYSDIFFIAFKLPNLFRRIFAEGAFVQSFLPAYTHSRHKILFATAIFKRFFLILILFSLLVTIFSPFFTKLIAIGYDQHLIELAAPYVAINFYYLDFIFCVTFLAALLQYKEHFATTAFSTALLNLSLIAALILFHNASKEKIVYAMSVAVLVGGLLQFIAHLYMSQKLGILPKLCKGFFLQKKAAIQKDLQNFTSNFFPAIWGNSTAQVSAFLDTWLATFLQAGAISYLYYANRILQLPLALFAIATATALFPSISKAIKNGDEVKALVYLKKSFWLLLFVLGSSMIGGIILAKPIIWLLFERGSFTHHDTLQTAFVLQMYMIGLLPFGLSKLFSLWLYANQQQKTAAKIATYSLFSNMALSLLFINFLGAAGLALASSISGFVLLFFNLRLFGKEKFTIIAKDKKGFFITLAIIAQAVLYTFLLKVLDGYIR from the coding sequence ATGTTTACAAAGATATTTACCAACAGCGCCGGCATTTTATTTAGTAGAATCCTGGGATTCATCCGGGATCTCTTAACCGCTTCCATTTTGGGAGCGAACATATACAGCGATATCTTTTTCATCGCTTTCAAACTGCCAAATCTTTTTCGAAGAATTTTTGCCGAAGGCGCTTTCGTGCAAAGCTTCTTACCGGCCTATACCCATTCGCGTCATAAAATCCTTTTTGCGACTGCCATCTTCAAGCGTTTTTTTCTCATTTTAATCCTATTTTCTTTACTTGTAACCATATTTTCACCTTTTTTTACGAAATTGATCGCTATCGGATACGATCAGCATCTCATCGAATTGGCAGCCCCCTATGTAGCGATCAATTTCTATTATCTTGATTTTATCTTCTGCGTCACATTTTTGGCAGCCCTGTTGCAATACAAAGAGCATTTCGCAACAACCGCCTTCTCCACGGCCCTTCTCAATCTCTCCTTGATTGCCGCTTTGATACTGTTTCATAACGCCTCCAAAGAAAAAATCGTTTATGCCATGAGCGTAGCTGTGTTAGTAGGTGGGTTGTTGCAGTTTATCGCCCATTTGTACATGAGCCAAAAGCTTGGTATCTTGCCAAAACTTTGCAAAGGCTTTTTCCTCCAAAAAAAAGCTGCTATCCAAAAGGATCTTCAAAATTTCACTTCCAACTTCTTTCCAGCCATCTGGGGCAACTCAACCGCTCAAGTTTCGGCATTTTTGGATACATGGCTGGCTACCTTTTTGCAAGCGGGAGCCATCAGTTATCTCTACTACGCCAATAGAATCTTGCAACTCCCTTTGGCTCTTTTTGCTATTGCTACTGCCACAGCACTCTTTCCAAGTATCTCCAAAGCGATTAAAAACGGTGATGAAGTAAAAGCGCTTGTGTATCTCAAAAAGAGTTTTTGGCTCCTTCTTTTTGTACTGGGATCTTCCATGATCGGAGGCATCATTTTGGCAAAGCCAATTATTTGGCTTTTGTTCGAAAGGGGCAGTTTTACCCATCATGATACGCTTCAAACCGCTTTTGTTCTTCAGATGTATATGATTGGACTCCTTCCTTTTGGTCTATCCAAACTTTTTTCTTTGTGGCTGTATGCCAACCAGCAGCAAAAAACAGCCGCCAAAATCGCCACCTATTCGCTTTTTTCCAATATGGCTTTGTCACTGCTTTTCATCAACTTTTTGGGAGCTGCGGGACTTGCTCTGGCTTCGAGTATTTCAGGCTTTGTGCTTCTTTTTTTCAATCTCAGACTCTTTGGAAAAGAAAAATTTACGATAATCGCCAAGGATAAAAAAGGTTTTTTTATAACACTTGCTATAATTGCACAAGCTGTTTTGTATACATTTTTACTAAAGGTCCTCGATGGTTATATACGATAG
- a CDS encoding NAD(P)/FAD-dependent oxidoreductase, with product MIDVAILGAGASGLFAAAHLKDKRVVLFEHNPKIAQKIKISGGGRCNVTNERLGIDNFVTSTPDKAWQILKRFDNTKLLSWLHDKGCEPVKQKKDQFFCPKSSQELIEILRSETNASIHTDTEVLDLAKIGDHFLIKTARNEMKARAVLVATGGLSYKKIGASGIGYEIAKNFGLEVTPLRPALVGLTVQKEQFWFKELSGIAFEATVRVGKKEFRDNILFAHRGISGPAILNASLYWEKGAIEIAFLKRLPRFVPHKQISSQIPLPKRFVKRFLQVIGLQDKRYEQLGVNERKRLRLFESYSFAPAGTFGYERAEVTKGGVHLQELDKCLQSVHVPGLFFAGEVLDVTGELGGYNFQWAFSSGYSAAKGCHEYLGNH from the coding sequence GTGATTGATGTAGCGATACTGGGAGCCGGGGCAAGCGGACTGTTTGCCGCTGCCCATCTTAAAGACAAAAGAGTGGTTCTTTTTGAACATAATCCTAAAATCGCCCAAAAGATAAAAATAAGTGGTGGAGGGCGCTGCAACGTAACCAACGAAAGGCTTGGCATCGATAACTTCGTTACCTCAACGCCAGATAAAGCGTGGCAGATCCTAAAAAGATTTGACAACACAAAGCTTCTGTCATGGCTTCATGATAAAGGGTGTGAGCCTGTGAAACAGAAAAAAGATCAGTTTTTTTGCCCCAAGTCCTCCCAAGAGCTTATCGAAATCCTTCGTTCGGAAACCAATGCATCAATCCATACCGATACAGAAGTTCTGGACCTTGCCAAGATTGGTGATCATTTTTTGATCAAAACTGCAAGAAATGAGATGAAGGCAAGAGCCGTTTTGGTTGCTACAGGTGGGCTAAGCTATAAAAAAATCGGAGCAAGCGGTATCGGATATGAGATTGCCAAAAATTTTGGGTTGGAAGTGACACCCCTTCGTCCTGCTCTTGTCGGTCTGACGGTTCAAAAAGAGCAGTTTTGGTTCAAAGAGCTCAGTGGAATCGCTTTTGAAGCGACGGTGCGTGTTGGCAAGAAGGAGTTTCGAGACAATATCCTTTTCGCACACAGGGGCATCAGTGGGCCAGCAATCTTAAATGCATCGCTGTATTGGGAGAAAGGAGCGATAGAAATCGCATTTTTAAAAAGGCTTCCCAGATTTGTACCTCATAAGCAGATCAGCTCTCAAATTCCTCTGCCAAAACGGTTTGTAAAACGATTTTTGCAGGTCATCGGTCTTCAAGATAAAAGGTATGAGCAGTTAGGTGTGAATGAGAGAAAAAGGTTGAGACTTTTTGAGTCCTACTCTTTTGCACCCGCCGGAACCTTTGGCTATGAAAGGGCGGAAGTGACAAAAGGGGGTGTACATTTGCAAGAATTGGATAAGTGTTTGCAAAGTGTGCATGTTCCCGGTCTCTTTTTTGCTGGAGAAGTTCTCGATGTCACTGGAGAGCTTGGCGGATACAATTTTCAGTGGGCCTTTTCCAGCGGATACAGTGCAGCAAAGGGGTGTCATGAGTATCTTGGAAATCACTGA
- a CDS encoding MFS transporter → MNYAKNNLKNVLHGFFLAIALGVADPATTLPLIIHHFSSDVTIVGYYTSLLRGGAILVQLFAAFYAQSFTLVMPYLKRVFLTRFLSWLSIGLVLYFVGDKNPTLTLLLIALFLFIFSFSAGFGSIYFNEILAKVFDQNTRGKSMANRQFFAAIGSILSGVAAGFILQHYPAPVSYAYLFIISAFLMAIGLVAFSTIEEPKKENITKRENSFGAFLKNAFSLLQKDTRLQRQITTVLLSYSFLFSFAYVILQAKEHIHLSGYLIGGFIVIQMSGALLGNIIYKKMSPAYKKIMILSFTLSITAFAILLLSHHTFSYITAFFLLGMAIDGFRIASINLLIHIAPESKRPVYIALQNNLTSIGLFFAIPGGFLLRFFGYETLYAFTIIMLLLGLLFASFLQEH, encoded by the coding sequence ATGAACTATGCAAAGAACAATCTCAAAAATGTGCTTCACGGTTTTTTCCTCGCCATCGCTTTGGGTGTGGCAGACCCGGCAACCACACTGCCACTTATCATCCACCATTTCAGTTCCGATGTTACGATTGTAGGATACTACACTTCACTATTGCGCGGTGGTGCCATTTTGGTTCAACTTTTCGCAGCCTTTTATGCACAAAGTTTCACTCTTGTGATGCCCTATCTCAAAAGAGTCTTTCTTACAAGATTTCTCAGTTGGCTCAGCATCGGTCTTGTACTCTATTTCGTAGGAGACAAAAATCCGACATTAACGCTTCTTCTTATCGCACTGTTTCTGTTCATTTTCAGTTTTTCAGCCGGTTTTGGAAGTATCTATTTCAACGAAATCTTGGCAAAAGTTTTTGATCAAAACACAAGAGGAAAATCGATGGCAAACAGACAGTTTTTCGCTGCCATCGGTTCGATCCTGAGCGGCGTTGCTGCGGGATTTATCTTACAGCACTACCCGGCACCTGTAAGTTACGCCTATCTTTTTATTATCAGCGCATTTTTGATGGCAATAGGTCTCGTCGCTTTCTCAACCATTGAAGAACCCAAAAAAGAAAATATCACAAAACGGGAAAATAGTTTTGGAGCGTTTTTGAAAAACGCTTTTTCTCTTTTACAAAAGGATACAAGACTGCAGCGCCAAATCACTACGGTTTTACTCAGTTATTCCTTTTTGTTCTCTTTTGCATACGTCATTTTGCAAGCAAAAGAGCATATCCACTTAAGCGGATATCTCATAGGGGGATTTATCGTTATCCAGATGAGCGGTGCGCTTCTTGGAAACATCATCTACAAAAAGATGTCACCTGCATATAAAAAGATAATGATACTCTCTTTTACTCTTTCAATCACCGCTTTTGCCATTCTACTTCTTTCTCATCATACCTTCAGTTACATTACAGCTTTTTTCCTGCTTGGCATGGCGATCGATGGATTTCGTATCGCTTCTATCAATCTTTTGATCCATATCGCTCCCGAATCGAAACGCCCCGTCTACATCGCGCTACAAAACAATCTCACTTCCATCGGCCTCTTTTTTGCGATTCCGGGAGGTTTTCTTCTCAGGTTTTTTGGATACGAGACACTTTATGCTTTTACGATCATCATGCTTTTATTAGGACTTCTTTTTGCCAGCTTTTTACAAGAGCATTGA
- a CDS encoding HIT family protein, with amino-acid sequence MYDILYAPWRSDYVTRKKIEGCVFCYVVEHPEEDEELGVLYRAKYSFVVMNKYPYTPGHFMVIPNQHIDNLENLSEEAWEEMSRLTKRGVALLKDVLHAEGVNIGMNLGAAAGAGIAEHIHMHLVPRWQRDTNFITTIGHTRVYSTDFFKIYKKLKSHAKEYFEG; translated from the coding sequence ATGTACGATATTCTATATGCCCCATGGCGAAGCGATTATGTGACTAGAAAAAAAATCGAAGGGTGTGTGTTTTGCTATGTTGTAGAGCATCCTGAAGAGGATGAAGAACTTGGAGTGCTTTATAGAGCCAAATACTCTTTTGTTGTTATGAACAAGTATCCCTATACGCCAGGTCATTTTATGGTCATTCCAAATCAGCATATCGACAATCTGGAAAATCTTTCCGAGGAGGCTTGGGAGGAGATGTCCAGACTTACCAAACGAGGTGTGGCTCTATTAAAAGATGTTTTGCATGCAGAGGGTGTCAATATCGGGATGAATCTAGGAGCTGCAGCAGGAGCGGGGATCGCAGAACATATCCATATGCATCTCGTACCCAGATGGCAAAGGGATACGAACTTTATCACAACAATTGGTCATACAAGAGTCTACAGTACCGATTTTTTCAAAATATATAAGAAACTGAAAAGCCATGCAAAGGAGTATTTTGAAGGGTAA
- a CDS encoding alpha/beta fold hydrolase produces MAVREVSYNGNIFSLNYELKNPKCDRTILFLHGWGSNKDLMQTAFVKHCPYKSIYLDLPGFGKSPNESVLTTKDYANIVQTFLQDLNVRPDIVVGHSFGGKVATLLEPKMLVLLSSAGIVEKKPFTVRAKIALFKMLKPFGIVRLRNLFVSQDAKGMSEAMYETFKNVVDEDFSSHFEKCHSEALIFWGEEDRATSLQSGQTIASLIKKSNFFPLKGDHYFFLDKGSEICEIVKERYEKL; encoded by the coding sequence TTGGCTGTTCGTGAAGTATCTTATAACGGCAATATCTTTTCATTGAATTATGAACTGAAAAACCCTAAATGTGATCGGACGATTCTTTTTTTGCATGGATGGGGCAGCAATAAAGATCTCATGCAAACGGCTTTTGTAAAACACTGTCCTTACAAATCGATCTATCTTGATCTGCCCGGATTTGGAAAAAGTCCGAACGAATCGGTCTTGACCACAAAAGATTATGCCAATATCGTTCAAACTTTTCTACAAGATTTGAACGTTCGTCCTGATATCGTCGTTGGTCACTCTTTTGGTGGTAAGGTTGCGACACTGTTAGAGCCAAAAATGCTTGTGCTCTTAAGTAGTGCTGGAATTGTGGAAAAAAAGCCATTCACAGTACGAGCAAAGATTGCATTATTCAAGATGCTCAAACCTTTTGGCATCGTACGTCTTAGAAATCTTTTTGTCTCACAAGATGCCAAAGGGATGAGTGAAGCGATGTATGAAACATTTAAAAATGTCGTCGATGAGGATTTTTCTTCCCATTTTGAGAAATGTCATAGCGAGGCTTTGATATTTTGGGGAGAGGAAGATCGAGCAACATCGTTGCAAAGCGGTCAAACGATAGCCTCTTTGATCAAAAAAAGTAACTTTTTCCCTCTCAAAGGTGATCACTACTTCTTTTTGGACAAAGGCAGTGAGATCTGTGAAATCGTAAAGGAGCGGTATGAAAAACTGTAA
- a CDS encoding acylphosphatase: MKNCKCIIRGRVQGVWFRRFTQEVANKLGVSGHVRNLPDGSVEVEASVPESVWEEFLQALHEGPPLAKVESIEIEPIEKTFSGLFEVLR; encoded by the coding sequence ATGAAAAACTGTAAGTGTATCATCAGAGGAAGGGTGCAAGGGGTCTGGTTTCGACGATTTACCCAGGAAGTTGCCAACAAACTGGGAGTCAGCGGACATGTTCGAAACCTTCCCGATGGGTCTGTGGAAGTGGAAGCGAGTGTTCCCGAAAGTGTATGGGAAGAGTTTTTGCAAGCATTACATGAAGGACCGCCTTTGGCAAAAGTGGAGTCGATCGAAATAGAGCCTATCGAAAAAACGTTCAGCGGACTTTTCGAGGTGCTTCGATGA
- a CDS encoding TRAP transporter large permease subunit: protein MSKISLWIDKINRVFAYLSAFIALALAFLVFYDAFMRYLFHEGSIALQELEWYFFDLTFLLSTGFALKHDKHVRVDIFYERFSPKTRALINFYDALLLIIPFSLIILYYSGIFTWQSFLQHEASSDPGGLPYRWLIKSAIVLFALLLFLQAISEIIKISQKIEWKKAFFIAVVIVVTVVAFRFVDLYYFLHPALLMFGLSLVLLMLGFRVAFVFAASAIVFALIDADLNLSIFEMLPMRMYGIMQNFTLMAVPLFILMGLILEKSQIAKSLLENLGLMFGNIRGGLAVGVVIVGAILAAATGIVGASVVMMSVITLPVMIRYGYDKALASGTIAASGTLGQIIPPSIVLIVLGDVLSVSVGDLFKSAVVPGLLLVFFYIVYILVFAFLKPNVAPAITLEKRPSLIELLKAIVPSSVLILAVLGSIFAGIATPTESAAMGVVGALILTLLTKTLNKEMIVYVTIETVKLSAMIFTILIGATAFSLVFNEIGGEELVKHFFAYQIGDKQTFLLVSMAIIFLLGFFIDFVEISFVVIPLFVPLLAHFNIDPLWFGILVALNLQASFLTPPFGFSLFYLKGAAGDLVKTKDIYKGVIPYILLQVVVLAIIYLFPSLIKVF, encoded by the coding sequence GTGAGTAAGATCTCTTTGTGGATAGATAAGATCAATAGGGTTTTTGCTTACCTCAGTGCGTTTATTGCCTTGGCTCTTGCCTTTTTGGTCTTTTATGATGCCTTTATGCGATACCTTTTTCATGAAGGGTCTATCGCTCTTCAAGAGCTTGAGTGGTACTTTTTTGATCTCACTTTCTTGCTGAGTACCGGATTTGCCCTCAAACATGACAAGCATGTTCGGGTCGATATCTTTTATGAGCGCTTTTCTCCAAAGACAAGAGCGTTGATCAATTTTTACGATGCGTTGTTGCTTATCATTCCTTTTTCGTTGATTATTCTTTACTATTCAGGGATTTTTACCTGGCAAAGTTTCTTGCAGCATGAAGCATCGAGCGACCCTGGCGGTCTTCCATACAGATGGCTTATCAAATCCGCGATTGTCCTTTTTGCACTGTTGCTCTTTTTGCAAGCTATCAGTGAAATCATCAAAATTTCGCAAAAAATAGAGTGGAAAAAGGCTTTTTTCATTGCTGTTGTGATTGTGGTTACAGTTGTAGCCTTTCGATTTGTTGATTTGTACTACTTTTTGCATCCTGCTCTTTTGATGTTTGGACTCTCTTTGGTTCTCTTGATGCTGGGATTTCGAGTAGCCTTTGTGTTTGCTGCTTCTGCCATTGTTTTTGCACTTATCGATGCAGATTTGAATCTTTCTATCTTCGAGATGCTTCCCATGCGGATGTATGGCATCATGCAAAATTTTACGCTGATGGCGGTACCTCTTTTCATTTTGATGGGGCTCATTTTGGAAAAGAGCCAGATAGCCAAATCTTTACTGGAAAATCTTGGACTGATGTTTGGCAATATCCGAGGCGGCCTAGCTGTGGGTGTCGTGATCGTTGGAGCTATATTGGCCGCGGCAACGGGAATAGTCGGTGCAAGTGTGGTGATGATGAGTGTGATAACGCTGCCTGTGATGATCAGATACGGATACGACAAAGCACTTGCCAGTGGAACGATTGCCGCGAGCGGGACACTTGGACAAATCATACCTCCATCGATTGTATTGATTGTTTTGGGTGATGTTTTGAGTGTTAGTGTCGGTGATCTGTTTAAATCAGCCGTTGTTCCGGGACTGTTATTGGTCTTTTTTTATATTGTATACATTCTCGTTTTTGCTTTTTTAAAACCGAATGTGGCACCAGCCATAACATTAGAGAAAAGACCGAGTTTGATTGAGCTGCTAAAAGCGATTGTCCCATCCTCTGTATTGATTTTGGCAGTACTTGGTTCTATCTTTGCAGGAATTGCCACTCCGACTGAATCTGCTGCAATGGGTGTCGTTGGTGCCTTGATATTAACGCTATTGACAAAAACGCTCAATAAAGAGATGATTGTTTATGTAACGATTGAGACGGTGAAACTGAGTGCTATGATATTTACTATTTTGATCGGTGCTACAGCATTTAGCCTTGTTTTCAATGAAATCGGAGGTGAAGAACTTGTGAAACATTTTTTTGCCTATCAAATAGGTGATAAACAGACCTTCTTGCTCGTTTCGATGGCGATTATCTTTCTCCTTGGATTTTTCATCGATTTTGTTGAGATCTCTTTTGTTGTGATCCCTCTTTTTGTTCCGCTTCTTGCACATTTCAATATCGATCCTTTGTGGTTTGGCATCCTGGTAGCGCTCAATTTGCAAGCTTCCTTTTTGACGCCTCCGTTTGGATTTAGTCTTTTTTATCTTAAAGGTGCAGCCGGTGATCTAGTAAAAACGAAAGATATCTATAAAGGTGTCATTCCCTATATTCTTTTACAGGTCGTTGTGCTTGCAATCATCTATCTTTTCCCATCTTTGATAAAGGTGTTTTGA